The Hyphomicrobiales bacterium genome has a window encoding:
- a CDS encoding Transporter substrate-binding domain-containing protein, with translation MTKMKSTRRSLLIAGAAALALPALVGSPAQAITPAEIKAKGKIVVGIQGDNPPWGFVTSAGKQDGLDADIATLFAKELGVQVEFVPLEVNNRIPALTTGRVDVLFATMAMLPERAKAVQFSKPYVANTIVLIGPKKEKITTNEDMGRFTIGVAKGAAQDTQVTKNAPANTTIRRYDGDAPSIQALVSGQVQALGGNIFYMQRIEQGRPGEFENKLEFQNLYNGACTRLGEKEINAAINAFIDKIKANGELQKVYDKWMKVPVHKFPESLEGITFTAS, from the coding sequence GCCGCCGCGCTGGCCCTGCCCGCCCTGGTCGGCAGCCCGGCTCAGGCGATCACCCCGGCCGAGATCAAGGCCAAGGGCAAGATCGTTGTGGGCATCCAGGGCGACAATCCGCCGTGGGGTTTCGTCACCAGCGCCGGCAAGCAGGACGGCCTCGATGCGGACATCGCCACGCTCTTCGCCAAGGAGCTCGGTGTGCAGGTCGAATTCGTACCGCTCGAAGTCAACAACCGCATTCCGGCGCTGACGACGGGTCGCGTCGACGTGCTGTTCGCGACCATGGCGATGCTGCCGGAGCGCGCCAAAGCGGTGCAGTTCTCCAAGCCCTATGTCGCCAACACCATTGTGTTGATCGGCCCCAAGAAGGAGAAGATCACCACCAACGAGGATATGGGGCGCTTTACGATCGGCGTTGCCAAGGGCGCGGCGCAGGACACGCAGGTGACCAAGAACGCCCCGGCCAACACGACGATCCGCCGCTATGATGGCGACGCGCCCTCGATCCAGGCACTGGTCTCCGGCCAGGTTCAGGCGCTCGGCGGCAACATCTTCTACATGCAGCGCATCGAGCAGGGCCGCCCCGGCGAATTCGAGAACAAGCTTGAATTCCAGAACCTCTACAATGGCGCCTGCACCCGCCTCGGCGAAAAGGAGATCAACGCCGCGATCAATGCCTTCATCGACAAGATCAAGGCCAATGGCGAGCTGCAGAAGGTCTACGACAAGTGGATGAAGGTGCCGGTGCACAAGTTCCCGGAGAGCCTCGAAGGCATCACCTTCACCGCGAGCTGA